The Hoplias malabaricus isolate fHopMal1 unplaced genomic scaffold, fHopMal1.hap1 scaffold_487, whole genome shotgun sequence genome segment GTGACGTCAGCGCTACTTTGCTTTGCTGAATTGGCAGCTAAACGCAAGGCTGCATACCTGTGGCCAACACTGAGCTCCTGTCTGCCAGTAGTTATAGTGATCGAGAGCTGAGCGAGAGCACCGATGCCAGACAGCTTCTCAGTGCAGATTGAGAAAGCAGTACTTTTAATACACATCTACTCTGCAGAAGTCAGGGTCCATGCTTGATTTATGTCATTTGTATTCTAAAAAGATGTTACCTATAAATTAGATAATATTAGATAATAAACTTACATAAAGAATAATATGGAAAGttaaagaaatacagaaatttCAAGCTCAACTCTTGTCTCAGAGCACCTCACATTTTGACCAGTACATTGTTCTGAAAGGTAGGGAGCTATAGGAAGAGAATAGGAAAAGACAAAAAGGAAGACAGCTGGCAAATCATTTAATGAAAAGTTGCATGTTCTCAGAGCAATGGACTGTCCACTCCAAGTCTTCTTTACTCTATAGAAATGCACAGTGCCACTGATTACAAATGTTCCagtgtttaaatgtatattagCTGCCTGTATATCATGCATCTTTCCTTATCCTCTGTCTGTGCTCAAAACGTGATcagttaaaataatattttttttttatttaaaattctgGAGTGGACCAGTTACTGGCTTTTTCACCTTCAGGTAAATTAATGTGCATTAGCCTTGGTTTATAAGTCATAAATCTAAAAAGAAATGACTTGATGTCATTATAATAAGCTTCTCctgaaaatgactgaaaatactttgtgtttgtattaATTGAGATAAAAGACACCTCCCACCTTCCTGTTATTGTTCTGTCTCTACTGACCACTGTGATGTAACAGACAACAAGCATTTCTCTGGATATACCTTCTTAAGCTATTTTACTTCACGTAAATCCTCACTGGACTTACAGTCGGATTGAGATCAAAAATAATCTTTACATTCACActgggagagagtgagggagagagtgagggagagagtgagggagagagtgagggagagagtgagggagagagtgagagagagagtgagggagagagtgagggagagagtgagagagagagtgagagagagagtgagagagagagtgagagagagagtgagggagagagagagaagaataggAAAAGAGTGAAtaggcaggagagagagagagagagagagggggagagagggagagagggagagggggagagggagagtgagggagagtgtgagggagagagtgtgagagagagagtgtgagggagagtgtgagagagagaaagagagagagagagagagagagaagaataggAAAAGAGTGAAtaggcaagagagagagagagagagagagagagagagagagagagagatggtatgCAGGCCTGTAGAAAGAGGTGTTTGAAATAGTGCAGACACGGTTATGGCTGCGTTGCTTTTCAGCCCGGCTTGTTCCAATAACATTTCACCTCTCCTTCcactccccccaaaaaaattaaaaacacacacaaaaaaacacactcgcgcacagtttgcacagtACTGGGACATCTTGAATAGGTATTGTACACTACATATTAATAATGGATATACCAAACCTATATGGCACTTTTGTATGGCCAGTTTGTTCATGCTGTATGTAATTCAGATATattcaagcaaaaaaaaagtaaaacctgAAACTTTTATAAATCTGTTATGCATTATCAGTTTTTTaacctgtttttaaatgtattttgtgcTAAAAATGTACTGTAGCACACACTCGCATATGTAGCCTACTTGATTTGACATTTTCTGACCATCTCCTGCTGTGATAGTGATTTTCCTATTCATTTTGCTGTGAGGTGGCTGCATCTTTCTGTCAGCATGGCTCCACTCATTAGCCATAGCCATTAGCTGCTAGCTGTTGCATCTGATGTGCTCCTTCACTGCTGGTTTGTGTGTCATTTTTTGGACTCCTGAAGGCGAATCTGTGTTCATACGTCCACAGTTACTCTTGTGAAATCAGTCTTAATGAGCAGAACAGCAGTTTTTCTGTCTTAAAGGTGGACTTGGGAAATTTGAGGGATTTCTTCTTATGCTTAATTCTCATGAGCTAACACATTTTGGAAGTGAAGCAGGCTCATTTCTCCTGTGGCCTTGAGTGTTTTTGAAAGGGCCATTGAAGTGGAGGGTGTCTGGCAGGGGTGTTGATGGACCCCAATGATGTCATTAGGTGAGACATGACATAGTGTGtacaaaaaagatttaaaaaaggcAAATAAATACAAAGCCCTTTCTATCTGTTCACTGTAAACATATATGGGGTTTATACAAATAGGTCCAgaataatatgaaaataattaagATGTTTAACACCAATTCTCCAAATATGTCCACATTAAGCTTGTTGCAGCATAGATGTATGTTAAAGGCATCAACTGTGGGAAAAAATTATAATCAACTCAAATAAATGTGACCAGgaatattatttcattattttatttaattcacaataattacaattattagTCTAGATGCAACACACTTCATGGAACTGACTTGTgcatcagtcactcacatacattcatacatacacaGAATGATCACTGCATTAGGAACACTACTACACTTAGTCcattgtccatttcatcagctcacCTCACCATACACGAGCACTTTgtacttttacaattacagactgtagcccaaatgtttctctttgtactttCTTATTACCATTtaaccctgctcttcaatggtcaggaccaccacagtgcaggtatgatttgggtggtgtgttagtgtgtgttgtgctggtatgagtggatcagacacagcagtgctgctagagtttttaaagccctcagtgtcacattGAATGCAAGATGAAAAGGGGATAAGAAAATATGCAgggaaacagatggactactgtGTGTAACGGTGAAACTGCAAAGTactgattaaatggacagtgagtgtggatACATGgtaagtgttcctaatccagtgatcgtgcAATGTACATACTCAGTCACGATTACACCACTAGAGACTGCTACATAAGAGTGTGCTACTGTGCTTTGCATCAGTGAtactttgtgttctgttttaatGAGGATTTAAAATACTGGGTTTGTGTTGATGACACTTCCCTACTACAAGGAATACTCAGGATTGAGGAAAAATGGGAGTTTAGTTTTTAAATAACTGCAGCTGGGAGACATCCAATTTCTTGTAGGAGAAAACATCAGTATTTCTGTTAACTGCTGGAGGATTCCTGGTTGTACTGGCATGTCCTGTTTTCCAGACTGGGATTTGGCAGCACTCTTAATTTCACCCTAATAGTATACTACACATTCTACAGTCCCTAACACACTCTACTTTTCCAGACCATTAACAAGTAACAAGCAGTGATTAAGATAGGTAGAGTTGCCAAAATACACTGTCTTCTGTGcttataaatgtatttgttaaaaGACGTTGTTGACTAGTACAAGGTGTGCAGTGTGAAACATGCTGTCATTTGATGTAAACTAATTAAACCCATTAAATTAGTACTCTGAGCAAAAAGGCCCAACTATACCCACTCTCTGTAAAGACTTTTCTATTAAACAGTATAATTGAACTGGACTTCATAATGTGaatgtatttacataatttGTATTCTTCTCTGCAGCCATAAACATAGTCCTGTGTTTCCCCCCAAACACCAACATACGTACACTATACAGCTAAGAACTTGTGCTCGCTCAGACATCCTTGATTTCTTCTGACATTAAGGGTGTTAATAGGTAGTTTAAAAGAGTTAAGAACCCCTGCTCATTTGTATAAGTTGGTGCTATGTTAACATGCACAGTATAATTGTCTTTCTTTCACGTTAAATCTGCTGTGGAATAAGCTATTAAAAAGTAATCAGAGACTGTAAGAGCTAAATCAGTAAAAACGGAACTCCAATAACATGCATGAACAGTTGAGTACCTCTGCAGTAAGTGGTGTGCAGTACAAACAATCCCTCAACTCCTTGATGTAGCCACCATTAAACCACTCCATATGGAATGCAAAAACACGTTCCTAAAATTGGCCTTACCTAACAGCTCCCTTAAGAAGTAACTATGTGTGTAGCTATTCTGCACTGTATAAACTACTGTATAAAGCATATACCTGGCTTTGAGGTAATTATTTGTCTGGAAAGGCTTATGGCATATAAACCAGAGTCAATGTGAGAATGGCTAATTATTAAACAAAAGCCATTAAGTCACTTAGGAACATAAACATTTTAAGTGTGTCCACTTTGGATTTGAACTGCTTCTCCAGGAAAAGCAAGGATGTATTTGTCTATGATCCGTGATGTTAATCTATGTCTGTCTCTCCCCCTTTTGTGAAGCCCTTTTAGCTGACAGTGCATTATTGTTATTTACtttactctttttctctctctcagacaagGCGACTGACCAAGGCAGAGCGCCAGCGCTTCAGTGAGGAGGTGGAGATGCTAAAGGGGCTGCAGCACCCCAACATCGTCCGATTCTACGACTCTTGGAAGTCGACCGTCAAAGGCCACAAATGCATTATACTTGTCACTGAGCTCATGACGTCAGGAACACTAAAGACGTAAGTACAGCACTCTCTCAGGCAGAGACAAGAACAGAGATCCAAGAAACTGCTGGAGAATTGCTTGCAGATGGCTCAGCGGTGTAGACAGGCAGCCAACACAGGCCTGCTTAATCGCTGTACTGTggtacaaaataataaaacaatgttattttatttaaacataaaaattgGATCAAATGGATCAAATGTTTTAAGTTGTTACACACAAATAAAGTAAATTACATCAATTAATTCTTATCATGTAATACATTTACTCATAAGTAACCACTATATGCATCTTAATAATGTATATTCAGCTTAATTATTATTTCAGCAggtttttcttcttgttttcttgcattttttaagaaaataaccACACGGACATTATCCTTTTCTGacatttcattttcttaatttaaaacatacatttaaaatgatgcaGATGGAACACCTCACTCCATCACCCCAAAAAgttaattcgttcattcattatctgtaagcgcttatccagttcagggtcgcggtgggtccagagcctacctggaatcattgggcgcaaggcgggaatacacccttgagggggcgccagtccttcacagggcaacacagacacacattcactcacacacacacacacctacggacacatttgagtcgccaatccacctaccaacgtgtgtttttggactgtgggaggaaaccggagcacccggaggaaacccacgcagacacagggagaacacaccaactcctcacagacagtcacctggagcgggaatggaacccacaacctccaggtccctggagctgtgtgactgtgacgctacctgctgcaccaccgtgccgcccccaccCCAAAAAGTTCATAAAGAATATTGTGATGAATCCTCTTGGCAAGGCTTAAACAGGTATTTATGTGCTGTGCCGTCAGATACCTTAAAAGATTTAAAGAGATGAAGCTGAAGCTTCTCCAACGCTGGAGCCACCAGATCCTGAAAGGCCTTCACTTCCTGCACACACGAACCCCACCCATCATCCATCGAGACCTCAAGTGCGACAACATTTTCATCACAGGCCCCACCGGCTCAGTCAAGATCGGAGATTTGGGTTTGGCTACGCTCAAGAGTGCCTCGTTTGCCAAGAGTGTGATAGGTGAGTAATTTTAGTAGCTTTGGGTTTCTTACGTTGGCTGAGGTATCTACTGTCTTCTGATGATAAGGCCAACACTTTCTGTCATTTTGTTGCATTTATAGATCTAATTTCTCTATTTGTCCTGTCAAATGGTGTTTCaatctttgcatcatgaagatGTTAATAAATGTATGTTAATTGATAATCAATAACTAGTTCCCTCTAATGCCTGTCAAGATTTTTAGTTCAATTTAGCGTAATGGCAGAAAGTAAAAGTACTCATTTATGGAGCTTGAGTCTGTAATGTTCCCTTTGCTATGCGTACCGAGTTACCTTGGCAGAAACTTGACCTTCACAGTTATTACTGTAAACATAACTTGCCTGTCCTCTACTACCAGCtggtgtatatgtttgtgtatttatttattcttgtcATATTTATGCTGCCACAGTGCTTGACAGAGATTAGCCTCAAAGACGTCAGCAACTACTGTGTATTTATCGTCCTCTTAATAAATCTTTCTCGAAACTCATAATTGTTGCCTTTTGCAAGGCTCTAAAAGGATCTGTTTGTGCTGCTGTCGGTCCCAGGATTTAGGACATTCTGTACAGGCACTGCCATCATATTAATGCAAGTAAGGCTGTCCAAAATGAATATAAAGTCATATTTTGGAGTGCACTCAAATGCAGTCTCAAATCTGGTCCAAGGTCTGTTGTTTCCAAGAGACAAATGTTAACTAACCTTGACGTTTTTGTGCATTCACCAGATTGACAGTGGCTTTAAGAGTCATGCTTCATAAGTCAAATTCCTTCCTGTCTtgatgtgtttgttgtttagtTCAGATTTGTGACATTAGAAAGTCATGGAAAGCTTAATATTTGGAAGTACAGTGAGATATGATTGATATAggacatttgtttgtttagctATTGATGGTCCCCTcttctgtattgtttttgtattgtttcttatTTCAATTAGTTTGGATGAACTGTTGAACTGATGTATACTATTAAATCATCTGCACGGTGTTCCTCAAGGTTCAGTACTGGGCCCTTTATGTTTTAAGCCTTCTTGGTATGTTCTCTCAGGCACACCTGAATTCATGGCTCCAGAAATGTATGAAGAGAAGTATGATGAGGGAGTGGATGTATATGCTTTCGGGATGTGCATCCTGGAGATGACCACATCGGAATACCCTTACTCAGAGTGCCAAAACGCAGCCCAGATCTACAGAAAAGTCACCAGTGTAAGtgaagttgtgtgttttaattgcatttttatttaaatc includes the following:
- the LOC136685120 gene encoding serine/threonine-protein kinase WNK4-like, which gives rise to TRRLTKAERQRFSEEVEMLKGLQHPNIVRFYDSWKSTVKGHKCIILVTELMTSGTLKTYLKRFKEMKLKLLQRWSHQILKGLHFLHTRTPPIIHRDLKCDNIFITGPTGSVKIGDLGLATLKSASFAKSVIGTPEFMAPEMYEEKYDEGVDVYAFGMCILEMTTSEYPYSECQNAAQIYRKVTSGIKPDSFFKVRVPELKEIIEGCIRMNKAE